In the genome of Pirellulales bacterium, one region contains:
- a CDS encoding YIP1 family protein gives MSIEFLCSACGKLLRTGDDAAGKKARCPSCGAVQGVPFQPAPTIETYPVAEPVQRPLAAQPGKRAGMPRPDPTNAYAAPLSYMSDDAADEANEYRGPRNGPPWERDGASLASFWATTKLAYSAPKSLFLNLRREGCLLPPLLYALAGGLTGGLIAVCCSAGLQLLNLLAGRPQAHLRGAPLSPAGVVVVGAVAVIAVLAAAVAVPFILSGIFHLCLTLLGGARHPYETTLRVVCYAFGSAALLEVIPFCGPYLGALLAAILSGIGLAYAHETTGQKAALAVLIPFLVRCGALNALSLIAIVLAIAAGR, from the coding sequence ATGTCGATCGAATTTCTCTGTTCTGCATGTGGCAAGCTGCTGCGCACCGGTGACGACGCGGCGGGCAAGAAGGCCCGCTGCCCATCGTGCGGAGCGGTGCAGGGCGTTCCCTTTCAGCCTGCACCCACCATTGAAACCTATCCCGTCGCCGAACCGGTGCAGAGGCCATTGGCGGCGCAACCAGGTAAAAGGGCCGGCATGCCGCGTCCCGATCCGACCAACGCGTATGCCGCGCCGTTGTCGTACATGTCCGACGACGCGGCTGATGAGGCGAACGAATACCGCGGGCCGCGAAACGGACCGCCTTGGGAACGCGACGGCGCTTCGCTGGCCTCCTTCTGGGCCACAACCAAGCTGGCCTACTCCGCGCCAAAGAGTCTGTTTCTGAACCTGCGACGCGAAGGATGTCTCCTGCCGCCGCTCTTGTACGCGTTGGCGGGCGGACTGACCGGCGGTCTCATCGCGGTCTGTTGCAGCGCCGGCCTGCAGCTTTTGAACCTCCTGGCCGGTAGGCCGCAAGCTCACCTGCGCGGAGCGCCGCTGAGCCCTGCGGGCGTCGTCGTGGTGGGGGCCGTTGCGGTGATTGCTGTGCTTGCCGCTGCAGTTGCTGTGCCTTTCATTTTGTCGGGTATCTTTCATCTCTGCCTCACATTGCTTGGCGGGGCGCGGCATCCGTATGAGACGACGCTTCGAGTCGTCTGCTACGCTTTCGGCAGTGCGGCGCTGTTGGAGGTGATCCCATTCTGCGGACCATATCTGGGCGCCCTACTTGCTGCTATTCTAAGCGGAATTGGCCTCGCTTACGCCCATGAGACGACGGGGCAGAAAGCGGCGCTCGCCGTCTTGATCCCTTTCCTTGTCCGCTGCGGCGCTCTCAATGCCCTGTCTTTAATCGCCATCGTCTTGGCTATCGCCGCCGGTCGATGA
- a CDS encoding DUF1549 domain-containing protein yields the protein MLEPASHAQANSMVRHFLFAVAIVLGLGGTCLAKDEATRPRPSPLPKGEGTARHRPKGEEAKTTTQELAGWIDARFAEQYQESGEQPAPLVDDATFLRRLFLDLQGRIPTVAQVRDFMADQSTLKSLLPEQVFDSLEQALGLPVAKADNGPRFNGERAQFVARMNESAAETPIDYKGGIPQALMLMNGKLTADATNLESSRTLRAVVEAPFLSAEDKIETLFLAALTRRPTEEEREFLLDHVRQPPGEQERKQAYAQILWGLINSPEFVLSR from the coding sequence ATGTTAGAACCAGCCTCGCACGCCCAGGCGAATTCCATGGTCCGTCATTTCTTATTCGCGGTTGCGATCGTTTTGGGGCTTGGCGGAACGTGCCTGGCCAAAGATGAGGCAACGCGCCCTCGCCCTAGCCCTCTCCCGAAGGGAGAGGGAACAGCGCGCCATCGCCCGAAGGGAGAGGAAGCGAAGACGACGACGCAGGAACTGGCCGGATGGATCGATGCCCGCTTCGCCGAACAATATCAGGAAAGTGGCGAGCAGCCGGCCCCGTTGGTCGACGACGCGACTTTTCTTCGCCGATTGTTTCTCGATCTGCAAGGGCGGATTCCCACGGTCGCTCAAGTGCGCGACTTCATGGCCGATCAAAGCACGCTCAAGTCCTTGTTGCCCGAACAGGTGTTTGATTCGCTGGAACAGGCGCTCGGCTTGCCCGTGGCCAAAGCCGACAACGGCCCCCGCTTCAACGGCGAGCGGGCGCAGTTCGTGGCCCGCATGAACGAGTCGGCCGCCGAAACGCCGATCGACTACAAAGGCGGCATTCCGCAGGCGCTGATGTTGATGAACGGCAAGCTCACGGCCGACGCCACGAACCTGGAGTCGAGCCGCACGTTGCGGGCAGTCGTTGAAGCGCCGTTCCTTTCGGCCGAAGACAAAATCGAAACGCTCTTCCTCGCCGCGCTCACCCGCCGGCCGACGGAAGAGGAGCGGGAGTTCTTGCTCGATCACGTTCGGCAGCCGCCGGGCGAACAGGAGCGAAAGCAAGCCTACGCGCAGATATTGTGGGGGCTGATAAATAGTCCGGAGTTCGTGCTTAGTCGGTGA
- a CDS encoding DUF1501 domain-containing protein, whose product MTNGSRLCLPVCNPALYSDRIAFAAPFSRREVLGWSLAGALGVSFSGWLPRLAAAAGQAAAKQGKSCILLWMNGGPSQTDTFDLKPGHTNGGPFKEIATAAAGVKISEHLPGVAEQMKSLAIIRSLSTKEGEHGLATQLMMTGYPGQQAGVRYPSLGSLMAKELGSDDSDLPNFISLSPFRMVDAGFLGPNYAPLTVSGASDDPNTRANLALEDLAPPRDRGEKALQSQFDILRFMDREFDKSDKADAVKAHRASYAKAMRMVESQGRKAFQLDEEPAELRDAYGRNRFGQGCLLARRLVERGVAFVEVTLSGSPGNVAGWDTHLDNFNQVKALSQVLDPAWATLMKDLRDRGLLESTLVIWMGEFGRTPKINPNGGRDHFPLAWSVALGGAGIRGGQAIGKTSPDAMTVADRPVSVADLYATICTALGVDYKKENISPEGRPIPLVDRGGTPIKELVA is encoded by the coding sequence ATGACAAACGGTTCTCGCTTATGTCTTCCCGTCTGTAATCCGGCCCTTTACTCCGATCGCATTGCGTTCGCCGCGCCTTTCTCGCGGCGCGAAGTTCTCGGCTGGAGCCTGGCCGGGGCGTTGGGCGTGTCGTTCAGCGGCTGGCTGCCGAGGTTGGCCGCCGCGGCGGGTCAGGCGGCGGCAAAACAGGGTAAGTCGTGCATTCTGCTGTGGATGAACGGCGGCCCGAGTCAGACCGATACCTTCGATCTGAAACCGGGCCACACCAACGGCGGCCCGTTCAAAGAGATCGCCACCGCGGCGGCCGGCGTGAAGATCAGCGAGCACTTGCCGGGCGTGGCCGAACAGATGAAAAGCCTGGCGATCATCCGCAGCCTATCGACCAAAGAGGGCGAGCACGGGCTGGCAACGCAGCTCATGATGACCGGTTATCCGGGACAGCAGGCCGGCGTGCGCTACCCGTCACTCGGCTCTTTGATGGCCAAAGAGCTGGGCAGCGACGACAGCGACCTGCCGAACTTCATCAGCCTGTCGCCGTTCCGCATGGTCGACGCGGGCTTCTTGGGTCCGAACTACGCGCCGCTGACCGTGTCGGGCGCCAGCGACGATCCGAACACGCGGGCCAACCTGGCGTTGGAGGATCTCGCACCGCCGCGAGACCGCGGCGAGAAGGCGCTGCAAAGCCAGTTCGACATCCTGCGGTTCATGGATCGCGAGTTCGACAAGAGCGACAAGGCCGACGCCGTGAAGGCCCACCGCGCCAGTTATGCCAAGGCGATGCGCATGGTCGAGTCGCAAGGCCGCAAGGCGTTTCAGCTCGACGAAGAGCCGGCCGAGCTGCGCGACGCCTACGGCCGCAATCGCTTCGGCCAGGGCTGCTTGTTGGCCCGCCGGCTGGTCGAGCGCGGCGTGGCGTTCGTCGAAGTGACGCTCTCCGGCTCACCGGGCAACGTCGCCGGCTGGGACACGCACCTCGACAACTTCAACCAGGTGAAGGCCCTGTCGCAGGTGCTCGACCCGGCCTGGGCCACGTTGATGAAAGACCTCCGCGACCGCGGTTTGTTGGAGTCGACGCTGGTGATCTGGATGGGCGAGTTCGGCCGCACGCCGAAGATCAATCCCAACGGAGGCCGCGATCATTTCCCGCTGGCCTGGAGCGTGGCGCTCGGCGGAGCGGGCATCCGCGGCGGCCAGGCGATCGGCAAGACCAGCCCCGATGCGATGACGGTGGCCGATCGTCCCGTCTCCGTGGCCGACCTCTATGCCACGATCTGCACGGCCCTGGGTGTGGACTACAAGAAGGAGAACATTTCGCCTGAAGGCCGGCCGATTCCACTGGTCGATCGGGGAGGGACGCCGATTAAGGAACTGGTGGCATGA